The sequence CGGGCCGCCGCGGAAGACGAAGGTCAGCAGCAGCACCGGATGGACTACCGCGGCAGCGAGCGCGAGGTGGCCGGCGTACGACGGCAACGTCTGCCGGGCATACACCGCGACCACGAACGCGCCCAGCGCCACCACCAGGGGCATCCCCGACATGGCCAGCAGTCCGAACGTCAGGTCGTAGAGCAGTGCCGCCGCGTCGGCACTGCGGCGCCGGTACAGCAGCAGGTCAAAGGCGGTGAACCCGCTGAGCAGCAGCGTTACGCATCCGATGAAGCCCGCGGCGAAGCAGGTCGGCAGGATCGATTTCATTGGAACGCGATCCCGCAGGTACGTCCACACCGCGGCACCGAAGACAAACCAGAGCGTGACGCCGACGGTATTGAGGGCCATCGTCAGGACCAACCGATCGTGGTGCGCGGCGGCCCACCGCGCCACGTCGACCGACTGCGTTCGGGTCCCCGGGAAAGACCAGATCGGGTACACCAGCAAGGTGATCGCGGGCAGGACGACACCGAGGACGCCGGACCATCGCGCCACTCGTGGTGCGTCCCAGGATGTGCCGATCACGAAAGTTCTCCCTATTGTCGGGCGAGGTCCCATTGGCCGAAGTCCGCGGCGAGGACGTCGTTGACGTCGACATGTACGTCGTCGATGACGAAACCCGGCTCGGTCGCGGTGACGATTTCTCGTTGGAAGAGTACGGCCGCCGGTTCGCGGTCCCCATGCGACCACGCCCGGGTCTGCCACGCCCACCGGTGACCCGGGCTGGTCGACTTCCCGATGACGCCGTCGTTGATCGCCCAGGTGCATTGCCGGGCGCCGCCGTAAATTCCGGTGCGGTCAACGCCCAGTACGGAATTGATCCCGCGAAACCATTGGACCGCCAGACTCTTCCATGATGTGGCGTCGATGTCCTCGTCGACGCTGAAGAAGATCGGCGCGGACGACGGCCCCCCGGCGGCGGCGTGCAACCGTAGCGCCGTCCGCGCATCGGCCACGCCGCCGTCGTAGCCCCGGGTGAAGTCCGACGGCGACTGCGGCCAGCCCGGCTTGCCGAACTGGTAGCAGCTGGCGACCTGCAGGCCGGCGGCGCGGAGGCCGTCGGCGTAGTCGCGGGTGACGGGCTTGAAATCGAAGGCGGCGCCCGGCCGGAGCTCGGAGACGTAGACCAGCGCCCCGTCGAAACCGGCGGCCTTGATCTGTTCGGGCGACACCAGCCGGTGGGCGAAATCGATGACTTGCAGCCCGTTCGCACCGGCCCGCGGCGCGCCGACCGTCGCCCCGAGGGCACCGGGCAATGCCAGTGCCGGGCCGAGTAGCGCGGCATACCTGAGCACCTCGCGCCGCGAAGCGGAACGCGTCACGACTCCGAAGGGTACCGGCCGGACGTTTCTAGAACGTCCTGATCACCGATTCACCGAAGCGCCCTAGGGCCTCCACGGCCCGGCCGAGGCTGTCGCCGGGGACCGCGACCTGGACCCAGGTCACGCCGATCTCGGCCAGGCGGCCCAGACCGTCCAGATAGGCGCCGGGATCGAAGTCGTCGTAGCCGAGCCGGCCGCCGGCGAGGTTCGAGAAGCAGACGTCGATGGTGGACCAGTCACGGTCTGCTTTCTCGCAGCGTCGTCTCAGGTCGTCGATGCCTGCTGCCAGGGCTTCCAGCGAGTTCATCTCGGCGGTGCGGGCGGTGCTGGCCAGACCGGGCGGCGCCGGGAACGGCGCCCAGCCGTCACCGCGCGTCGCCACCCGCTGACGTGCCTTTCCCGTGTTGCCGCCGATCCAGATCGGCGGATGGGGGCTGCTGACCGGTCGCGGATGCGCGGTGATCCCGTGCGCCCGGAAATGTCTGCCCTCGAACGAGACGTCGTCACCGGTCCAGACAGCTCGGATGACGTCCAGGCTCTCTTCGACCAGTGCGGCGCGCTCATCGAAGTCCACCCCTAAAGCGGCGAACTCGCCCTTGAGGTAGCCGACACCAACGGCCAGGGTGAACCTTCCGCCCGACAAAAGATCCAGCGTCGCACCCGATTTCGCCACGACGAACGGGTTGCGATAAGGCAAGACGACGACATTCGGGATGAACCGGATCTTCTCGGTGTGCGCTGCGGCGAATCCCATCGCCACGAAGGGATCGAGGCTGTCGTGGCCGCCGGCGTCGAGCCAGCGCTGGGTCGGCGCCGGGTGGTCCGTGAAACCCATGGCGTCAAACCCGGCGGCTTCGGCCGCCCGCGCAACGGTGGTCACCCCGCCTGCGGAGGCCAACTCGGGATCGCACGGATGGGTGATGATCGGATAGGTGAAAGCGAACCGCATACGGCCCTCCTGCGCGTGGAGTTGCTAGGTGTTGGTAGGCCGTGACGGACCGAGAACGTAATCGCCACTGTCGGGATGGTGGTACCAGCCGCCCGCCGCGTGCGTTCCGCCGTCGACATGCAGCGTCTGGCCGGTCACATACGAACTCAGGTCGCCGGCCAGAAAGACCGCGGCGCCGGCCATCTCGTCGACATGACCGGGGCGGCCCATCGGAATCATGTGGCCCGCTTCGGCCAGCATCTCGGCCGAGCCGACCCGTTCGATACCTTCGGTCAGCGTGAGGTCCGGGGCCAGGCAGTTGACCCGAATGCCGTGCGGCGCCAATTCCAGAGCCGCCGTTTTGGTGAGGTTGATGACACCCGCTTTCGCCGCCGCGTAGGCCGCATAGCCGGGCGCGGCACGGGTGCCCTCGATGCTGGCGACATTGATGATGCTGCCCGCCGCGCCGTGTTGGACCAGTGTCTGCGCGACGCGCTGTGTGCAGAGCAGGACCTGGGTGAGGTTGGAGCGGATCAGGGTGTCCCACCCCTTGGGTGCGGTGTCCAGTAGCGGGGAGAAGAACACCCCGCCGGCGTTGTTGACCAACACCGTCGGCAAGCCCACCGTGGCAAGGGTTTCCGCCAGTGCCACATCGACCTGATCGGGGTCGCGGACATCGATTGCGCAGGCGTGGCCGCCGACCAGCTCCGCGGCCGCTCGGGCCGCATCGGTGTCGCGATCCCAGATCACCACCCGGGCGCCGAATTCCGCGAAGCTCTCGGCGATACCGCGGCCGATCCCCGAACCGCCCCCGGTGATGACGGCTACGCGTCCATCAAGCGTCGACGCCGCTCTGCGCAGGACCACTACCGATCCTCGGGCTTCTGTCGTCCGGGCGCCTCGGCTATCGGCCGGACCAGGACTTCTTGAGCGGTGCTGGCCACATGGCGGCCGGCGGCATCCACCATGGTGCCGTGCACCAGGGCGCGGTGGCCGGCCGTGGCGACGGTCTGCTGGGTGTAGAGGTGCCATCGATCGAAATGGACCGGACGGTGCAGCCAGACGCTGTGGTCCAGGGTCAGGCCGGTGTGCGTGGCATGGTCGACCGGCTCCGGGTGGGCACGAAATGCGGTGTCCACCAGTAGGTAATCGCTGGCATAGGCAAGCAGCACCGCGTGCAGCTGCGCGTCGCGGTCGATCTCACGTGGCAACCGCATCCAATGTGTACGCGGGCCCGGCGCCTGTGCGCCGCCGAGGAAGACGGGCGCTTCGGCAGTGCGGACTTCCAGTGGTGGGGGTCGTTCGATCCAGGTGTTACCCCGCCCGGCCAGGTACGGCGGGGCATGCTGTACCCAGTGCTGCAGCAGCGGCAGGGCTTCCGGTTCGGGTCCGGGCAGCGGCACGGGGGTGGTGTCAGTGCTGTCGGGGCTGGTGTCGAAGGACACCGTCGCCACCATCAGGGTGCGACCGTCCTGCTGTACGGTGACCTGCCGCGCCGACATGGTGCGCCCGTCGCGGGTGCGGTCGACGACGATCTCCAGAGGTATGGCGGAGTCGCCGGGGCGCAGAAACGACGCATGGATCGAATGGGCGGTGAGCTCGGGCACCGTGGCCGCGGCCGCTGCCATCGCCTGGGCGATGAGCTGGCCGCCGAAGATTCTGCCGAACCGGCCGGCCTCGTTCCCCGCCCGGAATCGGTCAGCGCCCAAAGGGTGCAGAGCCAACACCTGTTGCAGCCTGTCCAGGGCGTCGTGCGTGGCGCGTTCCAGTTGGCTGCCGGACCCGAGCAGGGGACCGCAGTAGTCGGAACCAACGGAGACCTCGGACGCCGACGTCTGCACAAGTTCCTCCGTAGTCGCTGATGTGACTGCTAGCCCATTTAAGTAAATGGGGTGATTCAGGTCAAGGGCGGACGCGATCCGTGCTCAGGAAACCACGTGCGTAGGGATCGGCCGCCGGCCATTTCGAAGGTAGCACGGCTTGATCCACCGAATCGTCGGTCTACGACACCGTCCGAGCATTCGGTCGATCAGCTGGACTCGGGATCCGTTGGTATTTCGTGTGGTTCACCACCGTCGCCATGTCGAGGATTTCGCCGGTATGGCGTGTTCCTGCGGCGGGCAAATTTCTCTACATTGCGAATAGCACTGTCATACAGCGAGTTTCGAGGTGCATTGGCCTTTTT is a genomic window of Mycolicibacter heraklionensis containing:
- a CDS encoding DUF1906 domain-containing protein, whose amino-acid sequence is MALPGALGATVGAPRAGANGLQVIDFAHRLVSPEQIKAAGFDGALVYVSELRPGAAFDFKPVTRDYADGLRAAGLQVASCYQFGKPGWPQSPSDFTRGYDGGVADARTALRLHAAAGGPSSAPIFFSVDEDIDATSWKSLAVQWFRGINSVLGVDRTGIYGGARQCTWAINDGVIGKSTSPGHRWAWQTRAWSHGDREPAAVLFQREIVTATEPGFVIDDVHVDVNDVLAADFGQWDLARQ
- a CDS encoding LLM class F420-dependent oxidoreductase produces the protein MRFAFTYPIITHPCDPELASAGGVTTVARAAEAAGFDAMGFTDHPAPTQRWLDAGGHDSLDPFVAMGFAAAHTEKIRFIPNVVVLPYRNPFVVAKSGATLDLLSGGRFTLAVGVGYLKGEFAALGVDFDERAALVEESLDVIRAVWTGDDVSFEGRHFRAHGITAHPRPVSSPHPPIWIGGNTGKARQRVATRGDGWAPFPAPPGLASTARTAEMNSLEALAAGIDDLRRRCEKADRDWSTIDVCFSNLAGGRLGYDDFDPGAYLDGLGRLAEIGVTWVQVAVPGDSLGRAVEALGRFGESVIRTF
- a CDS encoding SDR family NAD(P)-dependent oxidoreductase, whose amino-acid sequence is MVLRRAASTLDGRVAVITGGGSGIGRGIAESFAEFGARVVIWDRDTDAARAAAELVGGHACAIDVRDPDQVDVALAETLATVGLPTVLVNNAGGVFFSPLLDTAPKGWDTLIRSNLTQVLLCTQRVAQTLVQHGAAGSIINVASIEGTRAAPGYAAYAAAKAGVINLTKTAALELAPHGIRVNCLAPDLTLTEGIERVGSAEMLAEAGHMIPMGRPGHVDEMAGAAVFLAGDLSSYVTGQTLHVDGGTHAAGGWYHHPDSGDYVLGPSRPTNT
- a CDS encoding acyl-CoA thioesterase is translated as MQTSASEVSVGSDYCGPLLGSGSQLERATHDALDRLQQVLALHPLGADRFRAGNEAGRFGRIFGGQLIAQAMAAAAATVPELTAHSIHASFLRPGDSAIPLEIVVDRTRDGRTMSARQVTVQQDGRTLMVATVSFDTSPDSTDTTPVPLPGPEPEALPLLQHWVQHAPPYLAGRGNTWIERPPPLEVRTAEAPVFLGGAQAPGPRTHWMRLPREIDRDAQLHAVLLAYASDYLLVDTAFRAHPEPVDHATHTGLTLDHSVWLHRPVHFDRWHLYTQQTVATAGHRALVHGTMVDAAGRHVASTAQEVLVRPIAEAPGRQKPEDR